The following is a genomic window from Molothrus aeneus isolate 106 unplaced genomic scaffold, BPBGC_Maene_1.0 scaffold_35, whole genome shotgun sequence.
cccccaccccgaactcccaaaaacccccccGGGCCCCTCCTCACCGCTGGATCTGCTGCAGGCACGGGATCACCAACACCCGGCCCCCGGCCACCATCACCGGGGGGCTGCGGCAGAAACCTGGGGGACACCGAGAGCTGGGGGGGACCCTAAACcctggggggaccccaaaacctcggggggacacggggacaccctCAGGAATCCCCGGAACGGGTTTCGGGGGGGTCCCAGGAGGGGCTTGGAGGGGGTTGGGTTGGTCAGGGGGGACCTCAGGGGTTTTGaaggggggaaattggggggaaaatctgggggaaaatttgggggggaatCCCCAGGAGTcccggggggggagggggcagaaTGGATGGGGGGGACCCTcggggaggggtctgggggggtcccaggaggGGTCCGGTCGAATGAGTCCCAGGATGAGTTTGGGGGTCCGGGGGGGGTTCCCAGGAGTTTTGGGGATAATTCTGGGGGTTCCttggagggttttgggggggggttttgtGGGTTCCCAGGAGATTTTGAGGGGAGAGATTCTGGGGGTTCCCGGGAGCTTTTGGGGAATTCCGGGGGTTCCCAGGAGATTGAAGGGCGCGGGCGGGGGTCCTGgaagggtttttggggggaattctgGGGGTTCCCGGGAGTTTTTGGGGCATTCTGGGGGTTCACGGGAAattctgaggggatttgggggttcccagGAATTCTGAGGGTCACCAGGAGCCCCCGGGCCCCCCGAACTCACCCGACACCACCATGGCCTCGTTGGGGCCGCAGGTGAAGAACATCGCGGCGGGGAAGGGCCGCGGATCGATGGGAGCCGATGGGGATCGATGGGGATCAGTCGGGATCGATCGGAGCCACTCGGGATCAATCGCGATCCGCGACCGCCGCCCCGATCCCGGCAACCCCCGCGCTCGCCACTTCCGCATTAGCGCGGTGACGTCACCAAACACGCGGTTTCCCATTGGCTGCCGCGCCAAGGGCGGGCAGGGGAAATCTGTTCTGCCTGGCAACCTGTGACGTCCCTGATTTCCCGGCGCTCCATTGGCTGCGCCCTGCTCAGATTTCCgtattttccatgggaaatgaACAAATTCAGTAAAGGATGAACCTGGAGGTGAGGGCAGTGACGGCGTCTGGGGAGCTCCAGACCATGGCCGGGTCGTGGTCAGCTCATGGTCAGCTTATGGTCATCTCACGGTCAGCTCAATGTCAGCTCATGGCCATAATTGTATCATAGTCATCTCACAGCTGCGAAAGTGTCATGGTCAGAATCATCTCATGGTCATGGTCATTTGATCACAATCACCTCATGCTCATGGTCATCTCATGGTCAGGATCATGTTATGGTCATGGTCATGTTGTGGTCATTTCTTGGTCACAATTCCTCACGACCATGGTCATCTCACAGTCATTGTTATGTCATGGTCATAGTCATGGACGTTTCTTCATCACCTTATGGCCATGGTTGTGTCATGGTCATAGTCATGGTCATCTCATGGTCATCTCTTGGTCTCAATATCTCATGCTCATGGTCATGTCACAGTTGTAGTCGTGTCACCATCACACTCATGGTGTCACCATGATGGTCATGGTCAATTCCTGATCATAATCATCTCATGCTCATAGTCAACTCACCATAATGCTCATATCATTCCTGATTACCATCATCTCATGGTCATGGTCACAGTCATGGTCATAGTTCTGTCAAATTAATATCATGGTTATGGTCATGGTCATCTCGTGGTCATAATCATCTCTTTATCACCATTATCTCATGGTTGTGGTCACCTGTGGCCACAAAAATTTCATAGCCATGGTTATATTGTGTTCATCTCCTAATCTCAAACATCTCATGCTCTCGGTTGTGTCATGATCATTGCATGGTCATCTCTTGTTCACCATCATCTCATGCTCACTGTCATCTCACTGTAATGGTCATCTCATTGTCACCGTGTGGTCATCTCAAGGTCATGGTTGTGTCATGGTCATTGCATGATCAAGGTCATCTCATGGTCTTGATCACCCCATGGCCATAATTTAGTCATGATCATCTCATGGTCATTTCATGGTCATCTCATGGTCACAATCACATCATCAAAGCAATGGTTGTGTCACAGTCATGGGTATTCCATGGTCATGGTCATCTCATTGTAACGATCATCTCATGGTCATAATCCTGTCATGGTTGTGGTCATCTCACAATTGTCTCATGGCCTTGATCACCACATGGCCATGATGTGTTGTGGTCATTTCATGGTCTTTGGTCACAGTTATCACATGCTTACAGTCATGGTCATCTCACGGCCATGTCATGGTTATCTCATTGTTACCTCATGGTCAACTCATGGCCACAATCACATCATGGTCATCTTACATCTGTGGTTGTGTCATGGTCATGGTTATCTCTTGGTCAGCTCTTGAATCTTGTCATGATCTTGATCATTTCATGGTTGTGGTTGTATTATGGTCACAGTCATGGTGATCTCATAGCCTTGATCGCCACATGGCCATGGTTGCATTGTGGTGCTGGTCATGTCTTGGTCACTATAATCTCATGGTCACGGTGATCTCATGGTCACAGTTGTATCTCACTGTAGTGGTCATCTTATGATCATGGTTGTGTCATGGTCACGGTCATCTCATGGCCATCTCAGGGTGATGGTCATTTCCTGATGACCATCACCGTATTCTCATGGTTATCTCACTGTAATGGTCATCTCACAGTCATGTCATGACCATGATCACACATGGCCATGGTGTGTTCCGATCATCTCATGGTCATCTCTTGGTCACAATCATCTCATGCTCATGGTCATCTCATTGTAATGGTGATCCCATGGCCCTGGTTGTGTCATGGTCACGGTCATGGTCATTGCATTGTCATGGTCATTTTATGATCATCTCACATTCAACTCATTTGCCACAATCTTGTCATGGCCATCTCTCAGCTGTGGTTGGGCCATATGGTGGTGATCATCTCATGGTCACAGTCATCTCATGGCCTTCACATGGTCATGGTCATTTCCTGATCACCATCATCTCATGCTCAGGGTCATCTCACTGTAATGGTCATCTCATGATCATGTCATTGTCACTTCATGGTCACCTCAAGGCCACAGTTTTGCCATGGCCAATCAATGATCATCTCTTGGTCCAAATCATCTCACGGTCAGGGTTGTGGTTGTGTCATGGTCATGGTCACAGTCATGGCCATCCCATGGTCAGGGTCAtctcagggctgtgtcactCATGGTCATTCTCATCTCATGGCCATCTCATGCTTGTGTCATGGCCATGGTCATGGCCAGAGAACCTCTCTGAGATCCTGAGCCCTGATTTTGGGACACTCAAGGACCACTGGGGACAACAAGGCCTGGCCTGACCCCTccccccatcccactgcccctCCAGGAGCCCAACGTggccaaaccctcctggggacaccttggacATGGGACATGGAGTGGGAAATGAATCCCAGGAGATGGAGTTGGGTGTGGCTGACAagtccccatcctgctcctggtgtccccatcccactcctggtgtccccatcctgctctTGCTTCCCCTATCCCAgttcctggtgtccccatccctgctcccagtgtcTCCATCTCTGTCCCAGTGATGCCATGCCCATTCCTGGCTCCCAGAGATGAACTGCCAGACACTGGAGGAGGGAACCCGGATTTATTGCCCCAAGCAGGATTTATTGCCCAAAGCAGGATAATTTCACACCAGAAGCAAAGCATTGTGAATATTTGTGGTTCTTGCCTTTAAAACACTGGAAAACGGGAAATGGATCCATTAGCAAGAGCTGTGGGGTGGGTGGGAacagcaggatgagctctgctggcagctctcagctttcctgggaagagggaaggggcaggatcCAGCTCCATGGATTGCTCAGGCAGTGATTCCTGCCAGGATGAGAGAGGGTCATGGTGTcaccctgttcctgtccccattccaCAGGATGGACCTGGCTGGAGcccatggagagcaggagctgctccagaatCCCACCTGACCCCACCCCAATCCTGCTGCAATCCTGCTCCATACATCCCACCTGTTCCCACTCCATCCATTCTGTCCCAaccctgctccatccatcccaccccattccaTCCAATCCATACTGCCCCAGTCATTCTCTGGAACCCGAACCGGATCCTGCTCCATTCCATCTCACCTGATCCTGCTCCAGAACCCAGCTCCAATCCCACTCTACAATTCCACCTGATTCCACTCTGGACCCTGCCCTGATCCAGACTCCCTCCCTGATCCCAGTCCATCCATCCTGCCCTGATCCCTCTCTGGAATCCCACCCTGATCCTGCTCTGTACCTGTGCTCAAGCCATTGGTTCCCAcatcttttcctgcagaaagagAAGATCCATGAGATTCCAGCATGGATCACACGCTGGGATTAACCCCAGGATCCATCCTGGGATGCACACAGAGGGGATCCAGAGCTGGATCCACCATTGGAACTCACCGGCTGCCGGGTTGTATCCattcctgtccctcctccctgtgGAAACAAAGTGGGATCAGCATCGGTGTCACAGGATTCCCAGAACGGTGCTGGGTGGATCCGTGTCCCTTCCCGACCCCCATCCCGTGTGTTACCAGATTGGAGCTTCCAGACGCCGAATCCGATGAGGacgatgaggatgaggatggcagCGATGACAGACACAGCGACCACCACGGAGAGATTCCCGCCAGATGTCGGCTCTGGGAAACGAGGGATagtgaggaggagaaggggaatcCCTGTTTGGGAATTCCAAATTCCcaatccccacattcccagcctCACCCCAAGCGAAGATCCCGGGCTCTGGCATTCCGGGATGCTCCACCCTGCACCGGTACTGCTCCCGCTCCTCCGGCAGCGCCTCGATCCTGGCCCAGGTGTGGAAGGTGCCGTCGCTGTTGGGAACGATCCCGCCCCACTCCGTCTCCTGATCCAAGGTTTCACCCCCCTTCATCCAGCTGACTGCGATTGTGTTGGGGTAGAATCCGTACACGTGGCAGGACAGGATCAGCGTCCCGTGTTCCTCTCTTCCGGACACATGGACATCAGGGGACTCTGGAATGGAATAATGGTAATGGACATCCATAGAATTCCCACTGGAATGGGTCTGGGGTGAGATCTGACCATGGAATTTCcactggaatgggatgggggcAAGATCTGCCCATGAaattccatgggaatgggatgggagtGAAATCTGACCATGGAATTTCATAGGAATGGCATGGGGGTGAGATCTACCCATGGAATTCCcacaggaattactgtgttccCAAGTCctccattcccaaatcccaaactccCACAGGAATTCTGCTCCCACCTTTGcgctccagctccttctgcccGTACCCGACGTATTTCTGGAGCCATTCTGGGCAGATTTGGTTAAGGTAATTCGTCCACCTCTCAGCCACGgtcccttcctcttcccagcgCCTCCTGGTGATCTCAGCAGCGCTGTCGGCTGCCACAAATCTCCCGGATTCCAGGTCAAAGGAGATGAAATCCCGTCCATCGTAGCTGTGCTGGTAGGATCCACGAACACTCCCATCAGACAGGAGGTCACAGCCATAAACTCGCAAGTTTGTATGGAGACCTGGGGGAATTGCACCCACAGAGACCCATGGAATtgtgtcccagccccacagagccccattCCAGTCCTATGGAGCCCCACAGTCT
Proteins encoded in this region:
- the LOC136570643 gene encoding class I histocompatibility antigen, F10 alpha chain-like isoform X3 encodes the protein MAPALGLGVLWGLLGLLGNPGCATKVLHSLRYLYVAVSEPSPGIPQFMIFGFVDGIPFMRYDSERGRAEPLTQWMKDGVEQEYWEGQTQIGVSSQHIDARNLETARERYNQSRGLHTNLRVYGCDLLSDGSVRGSYQHSYDGRDFISFDLESGRFVAADSAAEITRRRWEEEGTVAERWTNYLNQICPEWLQKYVGYGQKELERKESPDVHVSGREEHGTLILSCHVYGFYPNTIAVSWMKGGETLDQETEWGGIVPNSDGTFHTWARIEALPEEREQYRCRVEHPGMPEPGIFAWEPTSGGNLSVVVAVSVIAAILILIVLIGFGVWKLQSGRRDRNGYNPAAGKDVGTNGLSTGITA
- the LOC136570643 gene encoding class I histocompatibility antigen, F10 alpha chain-like isoform X1 — translated: MAPALGLGVLWGLLGLLGNPGCATKAPPNLPIPPVLHSLRYLYVAVSEPSPGIPQFMIFGFVDGIPFMRYDSERGRAEPLTQWMKDGVEQEYWEGQTQIGVSSQHIDARNLETARERYNQSRGLHTNLRVYGCDLLSDGSVRGSYQHSYDGRDFISFDLESGRFVAADSAAEITRRRWEEEGTVAERWTNYLNQICPEWLQKYVGYGQKELERKESPDVHVSGREEHGTLILSCHVYGFYPNTIAVSWMKGGETLDQETEWGGIVPNSDGTFHTWARIEALPEEREQYRCRVEHPGMPEPGIFAWEPTSGGNLSVVVAVSVIAAILILIVLIGFGVWKLQSGNTRDGGREGTRIHPAPFWESCDTDADPTLFPQGGGTGMDTTRQPVSSNGGSSSGSPLCASQDGSWG
- the LOC136570643 gene encoding class I histocompatibility antigen, F10 alpha chain-like isoform X2; its protein translation is MAPALGLGVLWGLLGLLGNPGCATKAPPNLPIPPVLHSLRYLYVAVSEPSPGIPQFMIFGFVDGIPFMRYDSERGRAEPLTQWMKDGVEQEYWEGQTQIGVSSQHIDARNLETARERYNQSRGLHTNLRVYGCDLLSDGSVRGSYQHSYDGRDFISFDLESGRFVAADSAAEITRRRWEEEGTVAERWTNYLNQICPEWLQKYVGYGQKELERKESPDVHVSGREEHGTLILSCHVYGFYPNTIAVSWMKGGETLDQETEWGGIVPNSDGTFHTWARIEALPEEREQYRCRVEHPGMPEPGIFAWEPTSGGNLSVVVAVSVIAAILILIVLIGFGVWKLQSGRRDRNGYNPAAGKDVGTNGLSTGITA
- the LOC136570643 gene encoding class I histocompatibility antigen, F10 alpha chain-like isoform X4; its protein translation is MAPALALGLLLGLLGDPGGATKVLHSLRYLYVAVSEPSPGIPQFMIFGFVDGIPFMRYDSERGRAEPLTQWMKDGVEQEYWEGQTQIGVSSQHIDARNLETARERYNQSRGLHTNLRVYGCDLLSDGSVRGSYQHSYDGRDFISFDLESGRFVAADSAAEITRRRWEEEGTVAERWTNYLNQICPEWLQKYVGYGQKELERKESPDVHVSGREEHGTLILSCHVYGFYPNTIAVSWMKGGETLDQETEWGGIVPNSDGTFHTWARIEALPEEREQYRCRVEHPGMPEPGIFAWEPTSGGNLSVVVAVSVIAAILILIVLIGFGVWKLQSGRRDRNGYNPAAGKDVGTNGLSTGITA